The Gymnogyps californianus isolate 813 chromosome 5, ASM1813914v2, whole genome shotgun sequence genome contains a region encoding:
- the SRP14 gene encoding signal recognition particle 14 kDa protein: MVLLESEQFLTELTRLFQKCRTSGSVFITLKKYDGRTKPVPRKGHVESFEPADNKCLLRATDGKKKISTVVSSKEVNKFQMAYSNLLRANMDGLKKKDKKSKNKKSKATQ, encoded by the exons ATGGTGCTGCTGGAGAGCGAGCAG TTCCTGACAGAGCTTACCAGACTCTTTCAAAAGTGCAGAACTTCGGGGAGTGTTTTCATAACGCTGAAGAAAT ATGATGGCCGAACAAAACCAGTCCCACGCAAAGGCCACGTAGAAAGTTTTGAACCAGCAGACAATAAGTGTCTCCTAAGAGCAActgatggaaagaagaaaattagcacAGTG GTGAGCTCAAAGGAAGTAAATAAATTCCAGATG GCATATTCAAATTTGCTGAGAGCTAACATGGATGgcttgaagaaaaaagacaagaaaagcaaaaacaagaaGAGCAAAGCAACACAGTGA